The Ornithinimicrobium faecis region GCCAGGATTATCAGTTGTTGCGCGAGGAGCCCGAGCGCTGGGAGCAGTACGTTGCCGAGCGTCAGGAGTGGGACGCCCTCGCGTGATCTGGTGAGGGGAGGTGGCTGCGCAAGCCAGCCACACGGCATACGGCCTTGTCCTGCAGTTGAACTCGCTGTCAGAGACTGGCTCGGTGACTCGTTAGACGTCGGAGGATGTTGCTCTGACGCCGACCGGCAGCTCGCGGCGGCTCAGGGCGAAGACGATGCGGTCGGGATGCAGGGTGCCCACACTGAGTCCGGTGAGCGCAGGACCAGCCGGGAGCACGGTGAGCTGGGACTGGGCGGTGAGGAACGGACGGCCCTCGGCCTTGAGTGGTGCGGTGCCCTCGGCGACGCCTTGGACATAGAAGGTGTGCTCGCTGGTGTCGGCCACGTCCTGGAAGTCGATCGAGCCCACCCACGGGCCATCTGGGCTGTGGGAGAGCAGGGCGAGGACGTCTCCGTCCGGGAAGATGCTGCCGTCCAACCAGACACCGAGCCGCGTCGGATCGGTCGGCGCCTCAACGAACCGGGCCGTGGCCGCGGACACCTGACCCACACCCACCGTGACGTCGCTGACCAGGATCTGCGGCTCCACCACCGTCGCAGTGACGCTGCTGCGTCCGTTGGTGGGATCGGTGAATCCCTCGGGCTGGACGAAGCTGAGAGTGGACGTCCCCACCGCAGCCGGAGCGAAGAAGGTGGTGAGCCGCCCGGTGCCACCCGTGAAGTGGAACTCGTCCTCGGTGAGTGTCCCGACTGTTTCGTTGCTGTTGTTCAAGTGGACGGTGTGACTAGCGCCCGGCCGCAGGCTCTGGGCCTCCAGGAGACCGCCGGAGGAGTCCAGGGCGTAGGGGGTGAGATAGATGATCGAGGTCGGTGAGTTGGCCGCAGTGGTGAAGTCTCCGAGCACCAGGTGGAGTCCCGCGCCGTTCACCGTCATCGTGGCGGTGGCATCGGGATAGCCGGGTGCGGAGGCGGTCACGGTGGTGGTTCCTGCGGCGATGCCGTGGACGGCATAGGTCGTCTCCGGGGACCGCCGGTCGTCCAGGACGATCGTCGTGGAGCCTTCGTCGAAGCCGGACTGCGAAAGGACTGCGATGGACGGGTCGTCGACCGTCAACGTCACGTCGACCGGCTCCGTTGGTGCCGGGACCAGTGTGAGCGGAGCAAACTGCATCAGATCCGTGCCTGTCGTGATGCCGCCGAGCTTGATCTCGGGCTTGGCGACGGTCGCGGTGATGCTGGAGCGACCGTCAGCGGGCTCGGTGAACCCGTCCGGCTGGGTGAAACTGATCTGCGTGCTGCCGGCGCTCGCCGGGTCGAACTGCGTGGTGCCGTTGCTCTCGTCGGCGCCGAACACGACGGACGACTCCGTGAGGGTGCCGACCGTGTCATCGCTGTTGGTCAGCGAGATGGTGACGGGGTCGAGGCCTGCACGCAGGCCCTGCCGGTGAAGTATGTTGCCGTCCGCGTCCAGCGGGTGCAGGTCGACCCAGACGTTGAGGTTCTCAGCGGACTCGTCGATGACGAAGTCGTCCGTGCCGAAGCTGAACCCGATGTCCGGCACGACGGTGATCTCGATCGTGCTGTCGGGATAGCCCGTGGCGGTGACGGTCGCCGTGGTGCTGCCCGCAGCGAGCCCCTGGATCCGCATGTCCATCAGGTCAGCGCCGAAGCCTGCGTCGACCTCCAGGGTGAGCGTGTCGGTCCCGACGGTGTGTCGATCCGGGGAGACGACCGCGATGGACTCATCTTCGATGGTGACCGTGACGTCCACCGGCTCGGGCAGACTGCCGTTGAACATCCACCCCGGGTTCACCTGAAGATCCTTGCCCACCGTGACGTCGTAGACCCAAAACTCTGCCAGGACAGTGATCGTGACGGTGTCCGTTGCCGATGTTGCGCCCCACTGGTCAGTGACGGTCAGGGTTGCTGTGTAGGTGCCGCTGTCGTAGGCGGTGAAGCTCGGTTGCGCAGCAGTGGGGTCGTCAAGCGCGGCGGTGGAGTTCTCTGGCGGGGTGAGCGCCCAGGCATACGTCAGCTCGTCACCGTCGGGGTCGGTGGAGCCGGTGCCGTCCAGGGTGATGAAATCCCAGGCCATCGCGGTCTGGTCCGTGCCCGCGTCGGCGACCGGCGCCTCGTTGGGAGGGTTCGTCACCGTGATGAACAGCCAGTCCCAATGGGACCCGTATCGACCGTCGTGGACCACGAGGCGGATCCGGTAGGTGCCTGCGATGTCGGGAGTGAAGCTGGGTGTTGCGGACGTGGGGTCGTCCAGGGCCGCGTTGGATCCGTCCGGGGGCAAGAAGAGCCAGTCATAACTGAGGTCGTCACCATCGCCGTCGCTTGAGGCGGTGCCGTCGAGCTTGACGCTGTCACCGGCCACTGCCGACCGGTCGGGCCCGGCAACAGCGACGGGTCGGTGCCCGATCGTCCGGGTGATGGTTGCGGGCACCGAGTCGGTGTGACCGTCGTTGACGACCAGAGTGAGGGAGTAGTCGCCAGCCACATCGGGCACGAATCTGGCCGTTGAGGCGATCGGGTTTTCGAGCGTGGCGCTCGAGCCGTCCGGGGTCTGGAAGTCCCAGGTATAGGTCAGGTCGTCGCCGTCGGGGTCAGTGGAGTAATAGCCGACCAGGAGGAGGCGCTCACCAATCGCGCCATCCGTGACCAGGTCGAGTTTGGCGACCGGTGCCTGGTTCGGCGCCACGACGGTGATGGTCGTGGTGTCTGCGGGGGAGTCGGCGATGCCGTCGTTGGCGATCAGGGAGGCGGTGTAGGTCCCTGCCACATCCGCGACGAAGCCCGGCTGCTCGCCTGTCGGGTCATCAAGCTCTGCGGTGGAGCCGTCTGGTGGGGTGAGCGTCCAGGCATACGTGAACTCGTCACCGTCGGGGTCGGTGGATCCGCTGCCGTCCAGGGTGATGACATCCCCGGCCAGCGCGGTCTGATCCGGTCCGGCGTCGGCGACCGGCGCCTGATTGACCGGATCGGTGACTGTGATGAATTTGGAGGTGCCTGAGCTGTAGCGGCCATCGTCAACGGCGAGGGAGACCAGGTAGTCGCCAGGGATGTCGGGAGTGAATCGTGGCGTCGGTGACGTGGGGTCCTTCATCTGGGACTCGGACCCGGAGGGATGGGCCAGGGTCCACCTGAACGTGAGGTCATCCCCGTCTTCGTCCGTGGAGTTGGTGCCGTCAAGCAGGACGGGCTCACCGGTGACCCCGGACGTTCCGGGGCCAGCGTCCGCGACGGGACGGTGCCCAATCGTCGTGGTGTAGGTCGCAGGCGGTGAGTCCTCGAAGCCGTCGTTGACGACAAGCGTTGCGGTGTAGGTCCCCGGGACATCAGCCGTGAATCTCGTCAGGTATCCCTCGGCGTAGTCGAGGGAGGCGTCTGAGCCGTCGGGCGCCTCGAGGGTCCACTGGTAGGTCAGCGTCCATGAATTGCCGGTGTCAGGGTCGTAGGAGCCGTTGCTGCTCAGGATCATCGTCTGGCCGACGGCTGCGTCGCGATACAACTGGATGGCGGCGACGGGCGCCTGGTTGGGACTCGCGGTGATGGTGATGGTGTCCGGTGTGGAGGTCCACTGGCCGTCAGTGACGGTGAGGGTGGCGGTGTAGTCACCGACCTCGGTGGCGGTGAAGGTCGGCTCGGCCGCCTGTGGGTCGCTGAGTTCGACGCCCGACCCGTCCGGGTCGGTCAGGGACCAGGCGTAGGTGAGGGTGTCGCCGTCGGGGTCGGTGGAGCCGGTGCCGTCCAGGGTGACCGTTGCACCTGCGATGACGGCTTGGTCCCCTCCCGCGTCGGCGACGGGACGGTGGGTGATGGTGATGGTGACGGTGTCGGCGGGGGAGTCTGTGGTGCCGTCGTTGACCGTCAGGATCGCGGAGTAGGTCCCCGCGACGTCCGCCACGAAGCCGGGCTGCGCTGTCGTGGAGGAGTCCAGC contains the following coding sequences:
- a CDS encoding PKD domain-containing protein, whose product is MRPPATAPLPGDNRTRRAAGGVLHRLRRGWAILLSLALVTALLSSAPATAAASTSQAPIADAGADQNTLIGQSVTLDGTGSSDPDGDELSHTWTLAGPQPGNYTQSLDDSSSATPSFTPALVGNYTATLVVSDGTTDSVADTVTITVGDGIEVDWTCEGFTVTAPVRITRITVAQGEEQSRHIPRASTWTLDDTPGITSIWVSVPGNDSGEGLGLGTRFDAPAESPCAPVNEPPVANAGPDQDATTGDTVTLDGTASTDPDGDQLTYAWTLTSPNGSTATLSDATAAQPSVIPDLPGDYAASLVVNDGTTDSPADTTTITVTPPANQAPVADAQVVSVTDRVVQLDGTGSADPDGDDLTYAWALTGPDGSTAALDDAASTQPSFTADVTGNYTATLIVNDGTDNSPAASVEVSIANQAPVADAGPDQDATTGDTVTLDGTASTDPDGDNLTYAWTLTSPNGSTATLSDATAGQPSVIPDLPGDYVASLTVNDGTTDSPADTVTITVQEPANQVPVADAGPDAPAAVGDAVNLDGTGSTDPDGDELTYAWTLTTPDGSTAELDSSTTAQPGFVADVAGTYSAILTVNDGTTDSPADTVTITITHRPVADAGGDQAVIAGATVTLDGTGSTDPDGDTLTYAWSLTDPDGSGVELSDPQAAEPTFTATEVGDYTATLTVTDGQWTSTPDTITITASPNQAPVAAIQLYRDAAVGQTMILSSNGSYDPDTGNSWTLTYQWTLEAPDGSDASLDYAEGYLTRFTADVPGTYTATLVVNDGFEDSPPATYTTTIGHRPVADAGPGTSGVTGEPVLLDGTNSTDEDGDDLTFRWTLAHPSGSESQMKDPTSPTPRFTPDIPGDYLVSLAVDDGRYSSGTSKFITVTDPVNQAPVADAGPDQTALAGDVITLDGSGSTDPDGDEFTYAWTLTPPDGSTAELDDPTGEQPGFVADVAGTYTASLIANDGIADSPADTTTITVVAPNQAPVAKLDLVTDGAIGERLLLVGYYSTDPDGDDLTYTWDFQTPDGSSATLENPIASTARFVPDVAGDYSLTLVVNDGHTDSVPATITRTIGHRPVAVAGPDRSAVAGDSVKLDGTASSDGDGDDLSYDWLFLPPDGSNAALDDPTSATPSFTPDIAGTYRIRLVVHDGRYGSHWDWLFITVTNPPNEAPVADAGTDQTAMAWDFITLDGTGSTDPDGDELTYAWALTPPENSTAALDDPTAAQPSFTAYDSGTYTATLTVTDQWGATSATDTVTITVLAEFWVYDVTVGKDLQVNPGWMFNGSLPEPVDVTVTIEDESIAVVSPDRHTVGTDTLTLEVDAGFGADLMDMRIQGLAAGSTTATVTATGYPDSTIEITVVPDIGFSFGTDDFVIDESAENLNVWVDLHPLDADGNILHRQGLRAGLDPVTISLTNSDDTVGTLTESSVVFGADESNGTTQFDPASAGSTQISFTQPDGFTEPADGRSSITATVAKPEIKLGGITTGTDLMQFAPLTLVPAPTEPVDVTLTVDDPSIAVLSQSGFDEGSTTIVLDDRRSPETTYAVHGIAAGTTTVTASAPGYPDATATMTVNGAGLHLVLGDFTTAANSPTSIIYLTPYALDSSGGLLEAQSLRPGASHTVHLNNSNETVGTLTEDEFHFTGGTGRLTTFFAPAAVGTSTLSFVQPEGFTDPTNGRSSVTATVVEPQILVSDVTVGVGQVSAATARFVEAPTDPTRLGVWLDGSIFPDGDVLALLSHSPDGPWVGSIDFQDVADTSEHTFYVQGVAEGTAPLKAEGRPFLTAQSQLTVLPAGPALTGLSVGTLHPDRIVFALSRRELPVGVRATSSDV